Proteins found in one Solitalea lacus genomic segment:
- a CDS encoding RNA polymerase sigma factor → MFIKLFNKPKPKEDSELLALYRRTGDISHLGELYGRYMELIFAVCFKYFKDEEESKDAVMHIFEKISRDLLHQHVTNWKSWIHVVAKNYCLMQLRSKKYAIEQSMAEIKDEDDEYMEFASDEHHNGINDKEFALQAMEKCIHQLPEEQKICINLFYLQQKSYKEIVDITGFDANKVKSYIQNGKRNLKICVEKNNG, encoded by the coding sequence ATGTTTATAAAGCTATTCAATAAACCCAAACCGAAAGAAGATTCGGAGTTACTTGCCTTATACCGCCGTACCGGTGATATTTCGCATTTAGGGGAATTGTATGGACGATATATGGAGCTCATTTTTGCAGTTTGCTTTAAATACTTTAAGGATGAAGAGGAAAGCAAAGATGCAGTGATGCACATTTTTGAGAAAATCTCGAGAGACCTTTTACATCAGCATGTAACCAATTGGAAATCCTGGATACATGTTGTGGCCAAAAATTACTGTCTTATGCAGCTCCGGTCTAAGAAGTACGCCATCGAGCAAAGTATGGCGGAAATAAAAGATGAGGATGATGAGTATATGGAATTTGCTTCTGACGAGCATCATAATGGTATAAATGACAAGGAGTTTGCTCTCCAAGCTATGGAAAAATGTATCCATCAGCTGCCGGAAGAGCAAAAAATATGTATAAACCTTTTCTATTTGCAGCAGAAAAGCTACAAAGAGATTGTGGACATCACGGGTTTCGATGCCAATAAAGTGAAGAGTTATATTCAGAATGGCAAGCGTAACCTTAAAATTTGTGTAGAAAAGAACAATGGCTAA
- a CDS encoding 30S ribosomal protein S16: MPAKIRLQRHGKKGNAFYHIVVADSRAPRDGKFIERIGSYNPNTNPATIDLNVDKGVEWLQNGAQPTDTVRAILSYKGVLYKKHLLGGVTKGALTQEQAEAKFTAWIEAKETRVNAKKTGLVNAAADKAKARYAEEVKIKEERAAAIAAKNAPVVEEAPAEEAPEAPATEETNEAAAE, encoded by the coding sequence ATGCCTGCAAAAATTAGATTGCAAAGACACGGTAAAAAAGGTAATGCTTTTTATCACATTGTGGTGGCGGATTCACGTGCTCCGAGGGATGGTAAATTTATTGAAAGAATTGGTTCTTATAACCCAAACACCAACCCGGCCACAATTGACCTTAACGTAGACAAAGGTGTTGAATGGTTACAAAACGGTGCGCAGCCTACTGACACTGTACGTGCTATCCTTTCATACAAAGGTGTATTGTACAAAAAACATTTATTAGGTGGTGTTACCAAAGGTGCTTTAACCCAAGAACAAGCTGAAGCTAAATTTACTGCTTGGATAGAGGCTAAAGAAACTAGAGTTAACGCTAAGAAAACCGGTTTAGTAAACGCTGCTGCTGACAAAGCAAAAGCACGTTACGCTGAAGAGGTTAAAATCAAAGAAGAAAGAGCTGCTGCTATCGCTGCTAAAAATGCTCCTGTTGTTGAAGAAGCTCCTGCCGAAGAGGCTCCTGAAGCACCAGCAACTGAAGAAACCAACGAAGCTGCTGCTGAATAA
- the rimM gene encoding ribosome maturation factor RimM (Essential for efficient processing of 16S rRNA) yields MKAEDFFSIGYISKTQGLKGEVQVYLEEDILDSYFSKNTLFVELNGKPIPYFIENMRFQKSVAYFGLEDVNSIEEAAKLVGKKVLIPKKLRPKRKTGELTYKDLTGYFVTDETKGDLGKISEVFEYPKQFVASISVNDTEVLLPLNEDIIKSIDVKSKKLTVSMPEGLLDIYLGNLF; encoded by the coding sequence ATGAAAGCTGAAGATTTTTTTTCAATAGGATACATATCCAAAACTCAGGGATTAAAGGGAGAAGTGCAGGTTTATCTTGAAGAAGATATTTTAGACAGTTACTTTAGTAAAAACACCCTGTTTGTTGAGTTAAACGGCAAGCCCATTCCTTATTTCATTGAGAACATGCGCTTTCAAAAATCAGTTGCTTATTTTGGGCTAGAGGATGTGAACTCAATTGAAGAGGCAGCAAAGTTAGTCGGCAAAAAAGTGTTGATTCCTAAAAAATTGCGCCCGAAACGAAAAACAGGTGAATTAACCTATAAAGACTTAACCGGTTATTTTGTAACTGATGAAACTAAAGGCGATCTGGGAAAAATTTCAGAAGTTTTTGAGTACCCAAAACAATTTGTGGCTTCAATTTCAGTTAATGATACTGAGGTTTTATTACCCCTTAACGAAGACATTATAAAAAGCATTGATGTCAAAAGCAAAAAACTCACAGTTTCAATGCCTGAGGGGTTACTTGATATTTATCTTGGGAACCTGTTTTAA
- a CDS encoding carboxypeptidase-like regulatory domain-containing protein, with protein MIKKLRYLLALLVAVCAASALYAQTQPVQQPVIQFSGTIYSADSLSEKIPFVNIRVKNSRRGTVSDINGFFSIPMYKTDTLVFSALGYGNFEFILQDEVPNNRLYLNIRMHPQIYTLKGVTVYGLTKENFKRAFLELEIPENAYAYKVNPKTIPTEEELKLPPPVGIRVSPSELLKEIPFIKNASDKKKHKKRIEKVEKDGEDIPKME; from the coding sequence ATGATTAAGAAACTGAGATATCTGCTAGCTCTACTTGTAGCAGTGTGTGCCGCATCTGCTCTCTACGCCCAAACTCAACCTGTTCAACAACCGGTAATTCAGTTTTCGGGCACCATTTACTCTGCTGATAGTTTAAGCGAGAAGATTCCGTTTGTAAACATAAGAGTGAAAAACTCTCGTCGCGGAACCGTTAGTGATATCAATGGGTTTTTCTCTATTCCTATGTATAAAACGGACACGTTAGTATTCTCGGCATTGGGCTATGGAAATTTTGAATTTATCCTTCAGGATGAAGTGCCAAATAATCGCCTGTATTTAAACATACGTATGCACCCTCAGATATACACGCTGAAAGGAGTAACTGTTTACGGGCTAACCAAAGAAAACTTTAAACGCGCTTTCTTAGAACTAGAGATTCCTGAAAACGCATACGCCTATAAAGTAAACCCCAAAACAATCCCAACAGAAGAAGAACTTAAATTACCTCCACCTGTTGGAATACGGGTAAGCCCGAGCGAATTACTTAAGGAGATCCCTTTTATTAAAAATGCCAGCGACAAGAAAAAGCACAAGAAGCGAATTGAAAAAGTCGAAAAAGACGGCGAGGATATCCCCAAAATGGAATAA
- a CDS encoding YciI family protein, with product MKAVIIGESSNATMDTIMSVYPRHKSIVDKYIKSGDVIGIGPFSDMGNMAIFKTRASAEAFVREDPFILEGIIKSYVIKDWKDELI from the coding sequence ATGAAAGCAGTAATAATAGGAGAATCCTCAAACGCAACAATGGATACCATTATGTCAGTTTATCCAAGGCATAAATCAATTGTAGATAAATACATAAAGAGTGGTGATGTAATTGGGATAGGTCCTTTTAGCGATATGGGAAACATGGCCATATTTAAAACTCGCGCGTCAGCTGAAGCATTTGTTAGAGAAGATCCATTTATTCTTGAAGGAATTATAAAATCGTACGTAATTAAAGACTGGAAGGATGAATTAATTTAA
- the ffh gene encoding signal recognition particle protein: MFDNLSDKLDRAFKVLKGHGSITEINVAETVKEVRKALLDADVNYKTAKTFTDTVKEKALGMNVLTSVSPGQLMVKVVNDELVELMGGNVSELDLKQNPSIILIAGLNGAGKTTFTGKLANFLKTQKGRKPFLVAADVYRPAAIDQLKVLSDQIGVPVHTDYGSKDPVKIAQEGIAQAKAQNCNVVIIDTAGRLAIDEEMMNEIAEVKAATKPHEILFVVDSMTGQDAVNTAKAFNDRLDFTGVVLTKLDGDTRGGAALSIKSVVHKPIKFIGTGEKMDAIDVFYPDRMASRILGMGDVVSLVERAQQQFDEKQAAELQKKIRKNKFDFNDFLSQLNQIKKMGNIKDLMGMIPGVGKAIKDVDIDDDAFKHIEAIIQSMTPLERENPELINGGRRNRIAAGSGTSITEVNKLLKQFEDMRKMMKIFADPGQAAKMMRNMPKMKR; this comes from the coding sequence ATGTTTGATAATTTATCCGATAAGCTCGACAGGGCATTTAAAGTTCTGAAGGGCCACGGCAGCATTACAGAAATTAACGTGGCTGAAACTGTAAAAGAAGTGCGTAAAGCCCTTCTTGATGCCGACGTAAACTATAAAACCGCAAAAACCTTTACTGATACGGTAAAAGAAAAAGCGTTGGGTATGAATGTGCTCACCTCTGTTTCTCCGGGACAGTTAATGGTAAAAGTTGTAAATGATGAGTTAGTAGAATTAATGGGAGGTAACGTTTCAGAACTTGACCTGAAACAAAACCCATCAATTATTCTAATTGCTGGTTTAAATGGTGCTGGTAAAACAACATTTACCGGCAAATTGGCCAATTTTCTAAAAACTCAAAAGGGGAGAAAGCCTTTTCTTGTAGCCGCTGACGTTTATCGTCCGGCAGCTATTGACCAATTGAAAGTGCTTTCTGACCAAATTGGGGTTCCCGTACACACCGACTACGGATCTAAAGACCCAGTTAAAATTGCACAGGAAGGTATTGCTCAGGCAAAAGCCCAAAATTGCAATGTTGTAATCATTGATACCGCAGGCCGATTGGCTATTGACGAGGAGATGATGAATGAGATTGCCGAAGTTAAGGCGGCCACTAAGCCACACGAAATTTTATTTGTGGTAGATTCAATGACTGGCCAGGATGCGGTAAATACAGCCAAAGCATTTAATGATCGTCTTGATTTTACGGGTGTTGTTTTAACCAAATTAGATGGTGATACACGAGGAGGTGCGGCACTTTCAATTAAATCGGTAGTACACAAGCCTATCAAGTTTATTGGTACAGGAGAAAAAATGGATGCAATTGACGTATTCTACCCTGACCGTATGGCTTCGCGTATTTTGGGAATGGGTGACGTGGTTTCACTCGTTGAGCGTGCACAGCAACAGTTTGACGAAAAACAAGCCGCCGAACTCCAAAAGAAAATTCGCAAAAACAAATTCGACTTTAACGATTTCCTTTCTCAATTGAATCAAATCAAGAAAATGGGTAACATTAAAGATTTGATGGGAATGATCCCTGGAGTAGGAAAGGCCATTAAAGATGTTGACATTGACGACGATGCATTTAAGCATATTGAGGCTATTATTCAGTCGATGACCCCGCTTGAACGCGAGAACCCTGAATTAATTAACGGAGGTCGCCGTAACCGAATTGCTGCAGGCAGTGGAACTTCCATTACTGAAGTAAATAAGTTATTAAAACAATTCGAGGATATGCGCAAAATGATGAAAATCTTTGCTGACCCCGGTCAAGCAGCTAAAATGATGCGTAATATGCCTAAAATGAAACGATAA
- the trmD gene encoding tRNA (guanosine(37)-N1)-methyltransferase TrmD, whose translation MRIDIITVLPQLLDSPFAHSILKRAQSKGLAEIVVHNLRDYSSNKHKTVDDYPYGGGSGMVMMVEPFVLCIEKLKAERDYDEVIFMTPDGEVLNQSICNQLSTQKNFIVLCGHYKGIDNRIREHFVTREISIGDYVLSGGELPAAILVDAVVRLIPGVLSDETSALSDSFQGDLLDAPVYTRPAEFRGWKVPDILLSGNTPEIEKWRYEQSLERTRTRRPDLLED comes from the coding sequence ATGCGTATAGACATTATTACCGTATTGCCCCAGTTACTTGATAGCCCATTTGCTCACTCCATCTTAAAGCGCGCCCAAAGCAAAGGTTTGGCCGAGATTGTTGTGCATAACCTGCGAGATTATTCATCAAACAAACATAAAACCGTAGATGATTATCCTTATGGAGGTGGATCAGGAATGGTAATGATGGTTGAGCCTTTTGTTCTCTGCATTGAAAAACTGAAGGCTGAACGTGATTACGATGAAGTCATTTTTATGACCCCTGACGGGGAAGTGCTTAACCAAAGCATTTGCAATCAGCTTTCAACCCAAAAAAACTTTATTGTTCTTTGCGGTCATTATAAAGGAATCGATAATCGTATACGTGAGCATTTTGTAACTCGCGAAATCTCAATTGGTGATTATGTACTTTCTGGGGGAGAGCTTCCCGCCGCGATCTTAGTTGATGCAGTAGTTCGGTTGATTCCCGGAGTATTATCAGATGAAACCTCGGCTCTTTCAGATTCATTCCAGGGTGATTTATTAGATGCTCCAGTTTACACCCGCCCGGCCGAATTCAGAGGATGGAAGGTTCCTGACATTCTACTAAGTGGGAATACCCCGGAAATAGAGAAATGGCGCTACGAACAATCACTTGAACGCACACGCACTCGTCGTCCGGATCTTTTAGAAGACTAA
- a CDS encoding DUF4136 domain-containing protein, translating to MKNLLLFALLIIEISCSGPKVTVQDTPANTDWSQFKTYAFYKLDASGDTISSNFSERTQIIKSALTAELNKRGLVQNDSSPDLLINIGLVVKEKVSTRQTSFTDPDRPKYMGTRNYSWKSETVETGRYREGFATFDFVDTKAQKLLWSAGANGIIPEKTESIKKNVDKIVMEILKDFPVKPITTENK from the coding sequence ATGAAGAATTTACTGCTATTTGCTTTACTTATTATCGAAATTTCTTGCTCCGGCCCAAAAGTCACTGTTCAAGACACTCCAGCCAATACCGACTGGAGTCAATTTAAAACTTATGCGTTCTATAAACTCGATGCCAGTGGTGATACAATTTCTTCAAATTTTAGTGAAAGGACTCAGATAATTAAGTCCGCCCTAACAGCAGAACTGAATAAAAGAGGCTTAGTACAAAATGACAGTTCACCTGATTTGTTAATTAATATTGGCTTAGTGGTTAAAGAAAAAGTAAGCACCCGGCAAACTAGCTTTACCGACCCTGACAGACCAAAGTACATGGGGACTCGTAATTATTCGTGGAAAAGCGAAACCGTAGAGACCGGCCGTTACCGTGAAGGATTTGCTACATTCGATTTTGTTGATACAAAGGCTCAAAAATTACTATGGAGTGCCGGCGCAAACGGAATCATCCCTGAGAAAACCGAGAGCATAAAAAAGAATGTTGATAAAATAGTTATGGAAATTTTAAAAGATTTCCCTGTCAAACCTATTACGACAGAAAATAAATAA
- a CDS encoding 5' nucleotidase, NT5C type, which translates to MIKLAIDMDEVMADTWAKFIHRFKEREGFEITSEMLTGKELSQAVPAELKPKVHEWINEKGFFRDLPVMKDAQKVVKELNKKYEVFVASAASEFRNSYEDKYDWLAEYFPFIDWRHIVFCGDKSIIGADIMIDDRIRNFSQFKGRPILYSSPHNHFIKDYERVNNWEEVAELLL; encoded by the coding sequence ATGATAAAATTAGCAATTGATATGGATGAGGTAATGGCCGATACCTGGGCCAAATTCATCCACCGATTTAAGGAAAGAGAAGGGTTTGAAATTACATCAGAGATGCTTACCGGAAAAGAGTTGTCGCAAGCAGTGCCTGCCGAATTAAAGCCAAAAGTTCATGAATGGATAAACGAAAAAGGCTTCTTTAGAGATTTGCCGGTTATGAAAGACGCCCAGAAAGTGGTGAAAGAATTGAATAAAAAGTACGAGGTGTTTGTTGCTAGTGCGGCTTCGGAATTTAGAAATTCTTATGAAGATAAGTATGACTGGTTAGCTGAATATTTTCCGTTTATTGACTGGCGCCATATTGTTTTTTGTGGAGATAAATCAATAATTGGAGCCGATATTATGATTGATGACCGCATCCGTAACTTTTCTCAGTTTAAAGGACGTCCTATCTTATATAGTTCTCCGCATAATCATTTTATTAAAGATTATGAACGGGTTAATAATTGGGAGGAAGTTGCCGAATTATTACTTTAA
- a CDS encoding M1 family metallopeptidase translates to MKIKYIALLSLAILACKPERKSSPREKTPIRPNDIHSFSNPTEAWVKHLNLTLSVDFENRQLLGVAVWDIETKEKTESIVFDTNNLLIDSVKVDNQTTAFSLGHEKKYLGRPLNITIGPKTKKVAIWYKTSPKAEALQWLNPQQTADKTHPFLFTQSQAILARSWIPCQDSPAIRFTYDASVKVPSNLMALMSATNPIGKTSNGQFQFKQKNPISSYLLALAVGDLEFRSLGKNSGVYAERSMIKKCAWEFAGLPKMIEAAEKLYGPYRWGRYDVLVLPPSFPFGGMENPELTFATPTIIAGDRSLVSLVAHELAHSWSGNLATNASWNDMWLNEGFTVYFERRIMEAMEGKDYTNMLSVLGFQELQATITDLGPASADTKLKLNLKDRNPDDAVGDIAYEKGFCLLKTIENNVGRAQFDAFLKKYFSSYAFKSISSEEFIDYYYKELIGNKKTLAKKIDIENWVFEPGLPANCPKFTSSRFIAVDTALNQWVRGKGAASLNTKNWSSHEWLHFVRHLPNTLSTEKMKELDKAFGFTNTGNSEVLTAWLTLAINNHYVEAYPSLARFLNHVGRRRFLLPLYNALTTTEEGKKMARDIYSTARVNYHFVSQQSIDELLK, encoded by the coding sequence ATGAAAATAAAATATATTGCTTTGCTTTCGTTGGCAATCTTAGCCTGTAAGCCCGAAAGAAAAAGCTCCCCAAGAGAGAAAACACCTATTAGACCAAATGATATTCACAGTTTTTCCAATCCAACGGAAGCATGGGTAAAACACCTTAACCTTACCCTTAGTGTAGATTTTGAAAACAGGCAATTATTGGGAGTTGCCGTCTGGGATATAGAAACAAAAGAAAAAACAGAATCCATTGTTTTTGATACCAACAATTTACTGATTGATAGCGTTAAGGTGGATAATCAAACAACGGCATTCAGCTTAGGCCATGAAAAGAAATATTTAGGGCGTCCTTTAAATATTACAATTGGCCCCAAAACAAAGAAAGTGGCCATCTGGTATAAAACGTCACCTAAGGCCGAAGCCCTTCAATGGCTTAATCCCCAACAAACTGCCGACAAAACTCATCCTTTCTTATTTACTCAGTCACAAGCCATTTTGGCCCGAAGCTGGATTCCATGTCAGGATAGTCCGGCAATACGATTTACCTACGATGCTTCTGTCAAGGTTCCTTCGAACTTGATGGCATTAATGAGCGCGACCAACCCTATAGGCAAAACCAGTAATGGACAATTTCAGTTCAAACAAAAAAATCCTATATCGTCATATTTGTTGGCACTCGCAGTTGGCGATCTTGAATTTCGCAGTTTGGGTAAAAATTCAGGCGTATACGCTGAGCGAAGCATGATAAAAAAATGTGCCTGGGAATTTGCTGGTTTACCCAAAATGATAGAGGCAGCAGAAAAACTATACGGACCTTATAGATGGGGACGTTATGATGTATTGGTGTTACCACCAAGTTTTCCATTTGGCGGCATGGAGAATCCGGAACTAACCTTTGCTACGCCAACTATTATTGCCGGCGACCGCTCGTTGGTTAGCCTGGTGGCACATGAACTGGCTCATTCATGGAGTGGAAACCTGGCAACCAATGCCTCCTGGAACGATATGTGGCTAAACGAAGGCTTTACCGTTTATTTTGAGCGCCGCATCATGGAAGCAATGGAAGGAAAAGATTACACGAATATGCTTTCGGTGTTAGGATTTCAGGAACTTCAGGCAACAATTACTGATTTAGGCCCCGCCAGCGCAGACACCAAACTCAAATTGAATCTTAAAGACCGCAATCCAGACGATGCAGTAGGAGATATTGCCTATGAAAAAGGATTTTGTTTATTAAAAACGATAGAAAATAATGTAGGCAGAGCACAATTTGATGCATTTTTAAAGAAATATTTTAGCTCATATGCCTTTAAATCCATTTCCAGCGAAGAGTTCATTGACTATTATTACAAAGAACTTATTGGCAACAAAAAAACCTTAGCTAAAAAAATTGATATCGAGAATTGGGTTTTTGAACCCGGACTACCGGCCAATTGCCCTAAGTTTACTTCGTCACGATTCATTGCTGTTGATACTGCATTAAATCAATGGGTAAGGGGGAAAGGCGCTGCTTCCTTAAACACTAAAAACTGGAGCTCGCATGAGTGGCTGCACTTTGTCAGGCATTTACCCAACACACTTTCAACTGAAAAAATGAAAGAATTGGATAAGGCCTTCGGATTTACAAATACCGGAAACAGTGAAGTATTAACGGCCTGGTTAACCTTAGCGATTAACAACCATTACGTAGAGGCTTACCCTTCACTTGCTCGTTTCTTGAATCACGTTGGCAGAAGGAGATTCTTGCTTCCCCTTTACAATGCGTTGACAACAACAGAAGAAGGAAAAAAAATGGCCCGCGATATTTATTCAACCGCCAGGGTAAACTATCATTTTGTATCTCAACAAAGCATTGATGAATTACTGAAATAG
- a CDS encoding M1 family metallopeptidase yields the protein MNIRKSFFLIAASALSFSAKAQLMDGPRHFTRADTLRGTLSAERSCYDVTFYHLDIKVDTEQQSIEGYNDITFKTVSDFKRIQVDLFANMKVDKIVWKGNELPYKREFGAVFIDFPEKIKANSTQTLRFYYSGKPMVAKRAPWDGGFVWTKDKAGDTWVGVACQGTGASLWWPNKDHQSDEPDSMMISIAVPKDLMDVSNGRLRSTQDLNNGYVKYNWFVSNPINNYDVSVNIAKYAHFSDKHNNLDLDYYVLRENLSKAKEQFKQVKSMLTCFEYRFGPYPFYEDGYKLIETPYLGMEHQSAVAYGNKYKNGYLGNDLTHSGVGTKFDFIIIHESGHEWFGNSVTSKDIADMWIHESFTNYSESIYAECEFGYQDYLKHINGYKQSVHNDKPIIGPYGVNEEGSGDMYYKGGLMLHTIRSIVGDEKFFEMLKGVPTKFWHQTVTTDDIVNYANKKTGTDLTKVFYQYLKYTNIPTLELKEIDGNVNYRWKADVAGFDMPIKVALADKKWRIIRPTSTWQQLSAKTTADVKVAEDLYYINVKRF from the coding sequence ATGAACATTCGAAAATCATTCTTTTTGATTGCGGCTTCAGCGCTTTCCTTCTCTGCTAAGGCCCAACTGATGGATGGCCCCCGTCATTTTACCCGGGCCGATACACTAAGGGGAACTTTAAGCGCCGAACGTTCTTGCTATGACGTCACCTTCTATCATTTGGACATTAAAGTTGACACCGAACAACAATCGATTGAGGGATATAATGATATTACTTTTAAAACTGTTAGCGATTTTAAACGTATTCAGGTAGACCTTTTTGCCAATATGAAGGTTGATAAAATTGTTTGGAAGGGAAACGAACTCCCTTACAAACGTGAGTTCGGAGCGGTGTTTATTGATTTCCCGGAAAAGATTAAAGCCAATTCAACCCAAACCCTGCGTTTTTATTATTCAGGCAAACCAATGGTGGCCAAACGTGCTCCATGGGACGGTGGTTTTGTCTGGACAAAAGACAAAGCTGGCGATACTTGGGTCGGAGTGGCTTGCCAGGGAACAGGAGCAAGCCTATGGTGGCCTAACAAGGATCACCAAAGTGATGAACCCGACAGTATGATGATCAGCATTGCTGTTCCAAAAGATCTGATGGACGTTTCAAACGGAAGACTACGATCAACACAAGACCTTAACAATGGTTATGTAAAATACAATTGGTTTGTAAGTAATCCAATAAACAATTACGATGTTTCTGTAAACATCGCCAAGTATGCTCATTTCAGCGACAAACACAATAACCTCGATTTAGACTATTATGTACTGCGGGAAAATTTGTCCAAGGCCAAAGAACAGTTCAAACAAGTGAAATCAATGCTAACCTGTTTTGAATACCGTTTTGGTCCTTATCCCTTTTATGAGGATGGGTATAAACTGATAGAAACTCCTTATTTAGGAATGGAGCACCAAAGTGCTGTAGCATATGGCAACAAATACAAAAACGGGTACTTAGGAAATGATTTAACCCATTCAGGAGTGGGGACCAAATTCGACTTCATCATTATTCATGAAAGCGGGCATGAGTGGTTTGGCAACAGTGTTACCTCTAAGGACATTGCCGACATGTGGATACATGAAAGTTTCACCAATTACTCTGAATCTATCTATGCTGAATGCGAATTTGGATACCAGGATTATCTAAAACACATTAATGGTTACAAACAAAGCGTACATAACGACAAGCCAATTATTGGCCCTTATGGTGTAAACGAGGAGGGGTCGGGAGATATGTATTACAAAGGTGGATTAATGTTGCATACTATCAGAAGCATTGTGGGTGATGAAAAATTCTTCGAAATGCTTAAAGGTGTTCCGACTAAATTCTGGCATCAAACGGTAACAACCGATGACATTGTTAATTATGCCAATAAAAAAACAGGAACGGATTTAACCAAAGTGTTTTATCAATATTTGAAGTATACCAATATTCCAACGCTTGAGTTAAAAGAAATAGATGGGAATGTAAACTATCGCTGGAAAGCTGATGTTGCTGGTTTTGATATGCCAATTAAGGTTGCTTTAGCTGATAAAAAATGGAGAATTATTAGGCCAACCTCAACATGGCAACAACTTTCAGCTAAAACCACAGCTGATGTAAAAGTTGCCGAGGATCTTTATTATATCAATGTTAAAAGATTTTAA
- a CDS encoding energy transducer TonB, which translates to MAKLHKNIDPELLAKELKELAGQDIAPEELQRMLESDLERDALEGFIAMKKTGVNTNKAIVDLQHQLNQKLKDRSRQRELPWHKLSIAATIAAVVGIGAFYIIKKQNNDRLMASREIDELFLVHSNDTLLIYLPKEALAHQQEITQNIVKTSISDSKRQLTVKDKKDIVNPKPTTPAAVMTAPTAAQAAAIEVDTSKAIQGLLAETVIAKRSVAKSALRETLINKQLGIHIQAIDLLTNKPIENVKVQVSGTQTTALTNTEGEVNLPTSSTKSEVTLSKENYITETIKPKEAQQKFIYGLMPDVKKLAKVAVEQFLTKPNPENAPPKLAIEDASYRIYINKNIAYPKEFTEMGREGTVELEFTVNTNGMLSNFKVLKSMGPEFDQSSIEALKHGPLWIPAIVNGKPSTAKARYYVNFIHL; encoded by the coding sequence ATGGCTAAGTTGCATAAAAATATTGATCCTGAACTTTTAGCCAAAGAGCTAAAAGAATTAGCTGGGCAAGATATTGCTCCGGAGGAACTGCAACGCATGCTCGAATCGGACCTGGAGCGCGATGCACTTGAAGGATTTATTGCCATGAAGAAAACCGGCGTTAATACCAATAAGGCGATTGTTGATCTGCAACACCAATTAAATCAAAAACTCAAGGACCGAAGCCGTCAGCGAGAGTTGCCATGGCATAAGTTAAGTATTGCTGCAACAATTGCGGCCGTAGTAGGGATTGGTGCTTTTTATATTATTAAGAAGCAAAACAATGACAGGTTAATGGCATCACGGGAAATTGACGAACTGTTTCTGGTTCATTCAAATGACACACTGTTAATTTACTTACCGAAAGAGGCATTGGCGCATCAGCAAGAGATCACTCAAAATATCGTAAAAACATCGATTTCTGACTCTAAACGTCAGCTTACAGTTAAAGACAAAAAGGATATTGTAAACCCTAAGCCAACCACTCCGGCTGCTGTTATGACTGCTCCAACTGCAGCACAGGCTGCTGCTATTGAAGTTGATACCTCAAAAGCCATTCAAGGGCTCTTGGCCGAAACCGTTATTGCAAAAAGGAGCGTGGCTAAAAGTGCCCTCCGCGAAACTTTGATTAATAAACAGTTGGGCATTCACATTCAGGCAATTGATCTTTTAACCAACAAACCGATTGAGAATGTTAAAGTACAGGTGTCAGGCACACAAACCACTGCGCTAACCAATACCGAGGGAGAGGTTAATCTGCCTACTTCGTCGACAAAAAGCGAGGTTACCTTAAGCAAGGAAAATTATATCACTGAAACTATTAAACCGAAAGAAGCCCAGCAAAAGTTTATTTACGGATTAATGCCTGACGTTAAGAAACTTGCCAAAGTAGCAGTTGAACAGTTTCTTACCAAACCCAACCCGGAAAATGCACCGCCTAAACTGGCGATAGAAGACGCTTCATACCGTATTTATATAAATAAAAACATTGCATACCCAAAAGAATTTACAGAAATGGGGCGGGAAGGAACTGTTGAGCTGGAATTTACTGTTAATACGAATGGAATGTTGAGCAATTTCAAGGTGTTAAAAAGTATGGGGCCTGAATTTGATCAGTCATCAATTGAGGCACTAAAGCATGGTCCTCTATGGATTCCTGCTATAGTTAATGGAAAACCTTCAACGGCGAAGGCTCGCTATTATGTTAACTTTATTCATCTGTAA